The following DNA comes from Bradyrhizobium sp. SK17.
GATGACTCCGACGTCCAGTCATCAGCGCCAGTTATCCAGAGCCGGAATGACGGTATGAACTTACGCCGCGCGGGACGATCCGACGTGGCGCTCGGGCCGATGCGACGACATCGATTCCTCTTCGCCATCCTGCGGCGCGCCCCAGAACTCCCGCACCGTCGGGCCGTCCTTCAGCCTGCGGTCGCGCAGGAAGCCGAGAATTTCGTGCGGCCAGACCCGGCGTCCCATCTGCGTGTACCAGCGCATCGCATGCCGCAGCCCGGCGTCGCGATGCAGCAGCACGCGCAGCAGGGCCTTCGGCCGGCATTGCAGCACCATCTCGGTGAACTTGAACCAGAGCAGCACGCGCCATGGCGGCATGTACCGGGTCGCGAGCACCTGATGCTTGTAGTCCCAGAGTCTGCGATCGGTCTGGATCACGCGTCGCTCTGCCGCGAGACGGAAATACGGCGTCCAGCGATGCGGCGTGACGTAGAGCATCTGGATCTGATCCGGATCGTAGGAGAGCAACTGCCGCAGGCCGCGCCAGTGATCGCGATCGGTCTCCTCCTCGAAGCCGACCACCCAGGTCGCCATCGACAGGATGCCGTGTTGGCGCATCAGCCTGATAGCCTCGCGGTCCGTCGTGGTGGTGGCGCCCTTGCGGATCAGCTCCAGCGTCTTCTCGTCGGTGTTCTCCATGCCGAGCAGGAAGCGCTGCCAGCCGGCCTTCTTGTAGAGATGCAGAATGTCGGCATCGCGGACGATATCGTCGGCGCGAGTCGATCCGACCAGGATCAGATCGACATTCTCCGCGATCAGCGCCTCGAGGAAGGTCCGCCAGGCTTTCTTCGAGACGGTCGGATTCTCGTCGGCGAAGTTGATCACCTTGACGCCGTGCTCGCGGTGCAGCCGCGCCAGCTCGCTGGCGAAGCGCACGGGATCGCGGTGCCGCCATCGCGTCCAGAAGCCGCGTTGGCCGCAGTAGTTGCAGAGATGCGGACAGCCGCGCGAGAACTGCACGACGACGGCCCGCAGCCCGCCCCAATAGCTGTAGCGCGCGTGGTCGATCAATTCCCAGCCGATCCGATAGGCATCGAGGTCGCGGATCACGGGCGCGGGCGGCGTGACGCGCGGCCCATAATCGTCGCGGAATGCGATGCCGTTGATGATGCGGAGATCGCCGCCGGTCTCCAATGCCCGCATCAGTTGGCGCGCGGTCTCCTCGCCTTCGCCGCGCACGATCGCGGTGACGTAACGCTCCTCGCGCAGGATGTCGCGCCAGTGATAGGTCGGAAACACGCCGCCATAGACGATCCGCACGTTCGGCAGGGCCTTGACGATCGCCTGCGCCACCTCGGTGATGACAGGATGGCCCGAGGTCGAACCGGAATGACCGAACAGGACGGCATCAGGTGAAAATCGCGATGCTTCCGCCACGATGGCCGTGAGCGGCATCGGCCCGAACTCGGCATCGACGAGAGCAACGTCGTGACCGTCGTCGATCAGGGGACCACCGATCGACAGCAGGCCGAGCGGCGGCAGATGGTCGTCGGGAATCCGGCTGCCGATTGCCGGATGCGGCACGTTGATGAGAAGTATGCGCATGGATGATCGCTCCCGCTTTGGTTGGCGTGATCGTTCGTCCCCGCATCTTGTGATGGAGAGCCCAACCCCCCGGCCGGGCTTTGGAAGAGAATGGAAGGCGCGGCCTGCCGCGCTAGAGATTCGCAACCTCCGCCGGCGCGATCGCGGTCAGCCCGCCGAAGCGGCGCTCGCGACGATGGAAGGAGGCGAGCGCGTCGGCGAGATCGTGGGCATCGAACTCGGGCCACATCCGCTCGGTGAAATGCAGCTCGGCATAGGCGCCTTCCCAGAGCAGGAAGTCCGACAGCCGCTTCTCGCCCGAGGTGCGGATGATCAGGTCGACATCGCGCAGGCCGACTTCGCCGGTGATCAGGTCAGCGAAGCTCTCACGGCTCAACTGACCGGCACCGGCGGCGCGCGCCGCGGCGTTCAGGATCGCATCGCGCGCCGAATAGTCGATCGCAATGCGCAGATGCAGCGTGGTGCCGTCGGCGGTCGCGGCCTCGGCGCGCCCGATCGCGTTGGCAATGCCGTCGGGCAAGCGGTCGCGGCGGCCGATCACGGTGAGGCGGACGCCATTGCGCACCAGTGCGGCGATCTCGTTGGCGAGATAGAACCGCAGCAGCCCCATCAGCGCGGTGACTTCTGCCTTCGGACGACGCCAATTGTCGCTCGAGAACGCATAGAGCGTCAGCGTGCCGACGCCCTGGTCCGGCGCGGCTTCGACGATGCGGCGGATCGCCTCGACGCCGGCCTCGTGGCCGCGCAGCCGCGACAGGCCGCGCCGCGTCGCCCAACGGCCATTGCCGTCCATGATGATGCCGACATGCAGCCGCGCGGCGGCCACCGGCTCGAGTGCGACATTACTTTGCATTACAAAGTCTCCGGTCAAAAAACGGGATGATCAAATCGGCTGGATACCGAACCGGCCGGACGTTCCGTCGTCCTTGCCGGCGGTCTTTTCGGCGGTGCCGGCAGCCTTGGCCGCATCGCGGACCAATTGCTCGAGCACGGCGAGATAATCGAGGAAGCGGCGGCGGCCGCTCTTGGTCAACCGGCAGCTGGTGTGTGGGCGATTGCCTTCATAGCCCTTGATGACGTCGACGAGGCCGGCCTCCTGCAACACCTGCAAATGCCGGCTGAGATTACCGTCGGTCAGCCCGCAGAGCTGCTTGAGATCGGCGAAGGCGAGCCCCTTCGGATGCGCCATCAACGAGGTCAACAGTCCGAGCCGCGCCTTCTCATGGATGACGCGGTCGAGGCCATCATAGGCGAATGGCGCGGTGGTCACGTCAGTCTTCGGCATCATTGTCTCCGGATGCGAAATACAACAGTGCCGCGAGCAGCAACTGGCCGATCGCGAACGGCAGTCCCATGGTCCAGGGCGACAGCGCGTGGCTCTGGCTTGCGATCAGCAGCACCGTGAAGCCCGACAGGAAATACCAAGCGCCACCGAGCGCGATCGTGCGCGGCAGCAGCCGGACCGAGGCGAACACGCCGAGGCTGACCAGCACCTGCCACAGGCCGGGCAGCATCCACAGCGTCTCCGGCGCGAATTTCCATTGCAGGATCGCCAGCAGCACGCCGGCGATAGCAGCCGGCACGAACTGCTCGATCGCCTGTTGCACCATGGCGTCGGCAAGGCCGGAATGATGCCGCCGCGAACGCGCCTGCATTTCGATCCAGATAAGCACCGCCGACAGCAGGGCGGCCGCCGCCCAGCCCGCGAGGAACGCGATCGGATGGCCGGTCGGATCGGCAAGCCAGAGATGTTGGGCGAGCGCGGTGACGAATGCGATGCCGCTGGTGGCGGCGACGGTCGCCGGACCATAGCCGCGGAACGCGGTTCCTGCCGCAATCTGATTGCGGATCGCGAGGATGTCGGCCAACGCCTTGTCGAGGTCGCGCATGATTCGCCCGAACTTTGTATTGCAAAGTATACGGGATTACCAAGTAAAGGCAAGCGCCATCGCGCTGGTCGCCGCGCGGGATGCTTAATGGACGGTTACTGCGCGAATTGCGGCGGAAGCGTGCCGCCTCACACCTTCACCAGGCTGGCGAAGCCGCCATAGATCATCCGCTTGACGTCGAACGGCACGGTGTTCGGGTTCATCGTCGGTGACAGACGAGGATCGGCCATCACCTTGGCGTTGATCCGGTCGCGCTGGGCGCGCGACTTGTAGGTGATCCAGGCGAACACGACGGTTTCGCCCGGCTTCAGCTTCACGCTTTGCGGAAACGACGTCAGCTTGCCCCGCTTGACGTCGTCGGCGACCCATTCGCGATAATCCAGCGCGCCATATTCGCGCCAGACCTTGCCGGCCTTCTTCGAGAGCTGAGCATAGGCTTTGAGTTTCTTCTTCGGCACCGCGACGACGAAACCATCGACGTAAGGCATTTGGGCTTCCCTGTTCCATTTGGTCGTCACTGCGAAGGGCGAAGCAACGAAGCAATCCTGCGCTTGCAGCGCAACGGATTGCTTCGCTGAACCTGTCATCGGACGCGCATTGGCGCGACGGATGGCTCGCAATGACCGCGCATGACGCGTTGCGCGTCAGCTGTGACAGCAGGATGCCTGAACCGGCGCCGGTTGGTACTGGTCACGTAGCCGCACCCAATCCATCGGATAGGGCAACCCCTCCTCGTGGCGGCCGAGTGGCGTCAGGTCGAGATAGTGATAGGCCGCATTCATCATGTCGAGGCCGCGCGAATAGGTCGAATAAGTGTGGAAGATCGCGCCGTCCTGGTCGCGATAGAACACGCTGACGCCCGGGGCCTCCTCACTGCCGAACGGCGTGGTGCCGTAATTGTAGAGCGTCGCGCCGGACTTCAGCTGCTCAGGCGAGAAGGTGACCGCATAATCGTAGTTGAAGTCGTTGGCGCCCGACGACACCCAGTCGAAGGTCCAGCCCATCCGCTGCTTGAACGCCTCGAGCTTGGCCAGCGGCGCCCGCGAGATCGCGACCATCGTGGTGTCGCGCGCGGCCAGGTGCGGCACCATGCGCTCGAAACCATCGACCCAGAACGAGCAGCTCTTGCATGCCGCGTCCCATTCGGGTGCGAACATCACGTGCTGCACCACGAGCTGCGGCCTGCCCCTGAAGAGATCGCCGAGCCTCACCTTGCCTTCAGGCCCATCGAACACATAGTCCTTGTCGACCTTGACCCAGGGCAATTCGCGGCGCTGCCGGCTCACCGCTTCGCGGGCCTGGGTGAGCTCCTTCTCGCTGGCCATCAGTGCCTTGCGGGCTGCGATCCACTCGTCGCGCGAAACGATCTTGTGCTGTTGCATGAGATGCTCCTTTGCAGATCAGGCGTCGACATATTGTTGCAGGTTGCCGAGGGATTCGCTCCAGCCGCGCCTGTGGTTGTCGCGCGCGGTTTCGTCTGTGAACTGGGCGTGATGGAAGGTGAGCAGCGTGCCGCCGGCGTCCGGCTTGATCGACACCGTCACCTCGGACTCGCGCTCGGGGGTCGAGTGCCAGGCCCAGCTGAACACCAGTCTTTCGTTCGGCACCACCTCGCGATAGACGCCGCCGACCTCGTGATGTTCGCCGCTCATCCCGGTGAATCTGATCCGGTAGCGTCCGCCGACGCGGACGTCGAGTTCGGCCTGTGTCGTGCCGGGCTTGAGCTCGCCGGGACCGAACCAGTGCACTAGGTTTTCCGGCTCGATCCACGCGGCGTAGACTTTTTCCGGCCGCGCGCGGAGATGCCGCGTGAGGGTGAGGCTTGGCCGCGCGGACTCTGGGCGAGCGGCAAGATCGGCTGCGGCTGCGGATTTTTCGGCCGGTTTACTGACCATGGGTCTTCCTCCACAAAAGCTGCAAGGCGGTCGAGATTGTCGGACCAGAATTGCGCATAGCGATTGAGCCAGTTCATCGCCTGCTCCATCGGCCTGGCAGTGAGCCGGCAGGCCACCGTGCGTCCGGTCTTCTCGCGCGCGACGAGACCCGCATCCGTGAGTACGTCGAGATGCTTCATGATCGCGGGCAACGACATCGCGAATGGCTGCGCCAGCTCGCTCACCGACAGGCCGTCCTGCTCGCCGAGCCGCGCCAGCAGCGCGCGGCGGGTGGGATCGGACAGCGCGGCAAAGGTGCGGTCCAGCGCTTCGTCTTGATACTTAACCATACGGTTTACTATAAGCGCAAACCGCGCCGCGTCAAGCGCGCGGCTTCACGATCGCGTCAGGATGGGGCAGGGCGACGATCGATGTCGTGGCCGCTGGCAACCGTCGTGCTGTGGTGGGACCTAGTCGGGATAGACCGTCCGGTGCCGGCGATGATCACGGCGCGGCGACGGCGGCGGTGGCTGGCGAAACAGGAAGCGCGGGTTTTCACCGCAAGCGAGATA
Coding sequences within:
- a CDS encoding transcriptional regulator encodes the protein MPKTDVTTAPFAYDGLDRVIHEKARLGLLTSLMAHPKGLAFADLKQLCGLTDGNLSRHLQVLQEAGLVDVIKGYEGNRPHTSCRLTKSGRRRFLDYLAVLEQLVRDAAKAAGTAEKTAGKDDGTSGRFGIQPI
- the bchE gene encoding magnesium-protoporphyrin IX monomethyl ester anaerobic oxidative cyclase, whose amino-acid sequence is MRILLINVPHPAIGSRIPDDHLPPLGLLSIGGPLIDDGHDVALVDAEFGPMPLTAIVAEASRFSPDAVLFGHSGSTSGHPVITEVAQAIVKALPNVRIVYGGVFPTYHWRDILREERYVTAIVRGEGEETARQLMRALETGGDLRIINGIAFRDDYGPRVTPPAPVIRDLDAYRIGWELIDHARYSYWGGLRAVVVQFSRGCPHLCNYCGQRGFWTRWRHRDPVRFASELARLHREHGVKVINFADENPTVSKKAWRTFLEALIAENVDLILVGSTRADDIVRDADILHLYKKAGWQRFLLGMENTDEKTLELIRKGATTTTDREAIRLMRQHGILSMATWVVGFEEETDRDHWRGLRQLLSYDPDQIQMLYVTPHRWTPYFRLAAERRVIQTDRRLWDYKHQVLATRYMPPWRVLLWFKFTEMVLQCRPKALLRVLLHRDAGLRHAMRWYTQMGRRVWPHEILGFLRDRRLKDGPTVREFWGAPQDGEEESMSSHRPERHVGSSRAA
- a CDS encoding helix-turn-helix transcriptional regulator, whose protein sequence is MVKYQDEALDRTFAALSDPTRRALLARLGEQDGLSVSELAQPFAMSLPAIMKHLDVLTDAGLVAREKTGRTVACRLTARPMEQAMNWLNRYAQFWSDNLDRLAAFVEEDPWSVNRPKNPQPQPILPLAQSPRGQASPSRGISARGRKKSTPRGSSRKT
- a CDS encoding SRPBCC domain-containing protein, encoding MHWFGPGELKPGTTQAELDVRVGGRYRIRFTGMSGEHHEVGGVYREVVPNERLVFSWAWHSTPERESEVTVSIKPDAGGTLLTFHHAQFTDETARDNHRRGWSESLGNLQQYVDA
- a CDS encoding thioredoxin family protein — translated: MQQHKIVSRDEWIAARKALMASEKELTQAREAVSRQRRELPWVKVDKDYVFDGPEGKVRLGDLFRGRPQLVVQHVMFAPEWDAACKSCSFWVDGFERMVPHLAARDTTMVAISRAPLAKLEAFKQRMGWTFDWVSSGANDFNYDYAVTFSPEQLKSGATLYNYGTTPFGSEEAPGVSVFYRDQDGAIFHTYSTYSRGLDMMNAAYHYLDLTPLGRHEEGLPYPMDWVRLRDQYQPAPVQASCCHS
- a CDS encoding DUF1428 domain-containing protein; its protein translation is MPYVDGFVVAVPKKKLKAYAQLSKKAGKVWREYGALDYREWVADDVKRGKLTSFPQSVKLKPGETVVFAWITYKSRAQRDRINAKVMADPRLSPTMNPNTVPFDVKRMIYGGFASLVKV
- a CDS encoding di-trans,poly-cis-decaprenylcistransferase — translated: MQSNVALEPVAAARLHVGIIMDGNGRWATRRGLSRLRGHEAGVEAIRRIVEAAPDQGVGTLTLYAFSSDNWRRPKAEVTALMGLLRFYLANEIAALVRNGVRLTVIGRRDRLPDGIANAIGRAEAATADGTTLHLRIAIDYSARDAILNAAARAAGAGQLSRESFADLITGEVGLRDVDLIIRTSGEKRLSDFLLWEGAYAELHFTERMWPEFDAHDLADALASFHRRERRFGGLTAIAPAEVANL